A single genomic interval of Zingiber officinale cultivar Zhangliang chromosome 4A, Zo_v1.1, whole genome shotgun sequence harbors:
- the LOC121969305 gene encoding uncharacterized protein LOC121969305 → MAPKNQGSQRGRTQRLVLCLLAICASGTADNDVRPSEHGLANQKDPGPASPAMIAFFRARPEEEALPEAQNVTWKVTPPGPQERRHPRTGLLAAGLAFGAVGAAILAVAAAAAAYAAHARRCGSGSGPAWAMGSARRRSGPEVRLGTP, encoded by the coding sequence ATGGCGCCGAAGAACCAGGGGAGCCAACGAGGCCGCACACAGCGCTTGGTTCTGTGTCTTCTGGCGATCTGCGCTTCCGGAACGGCGGATAACGACGTGCGTCCGTCGGAGCACGGCCTCGCGAACCAGAAGGACCCAGGGCCGGCGTCGCCCGCCATGATTGCCTTCTTCCGTGCCCGGCCGGAGGAGGAGGCGCTCCCGGAGGCGCAGAACGTGACGTGGAAGGTGACTCCTCCGGGGCCGCAAGAGCGGCGCCATCCGAGGACGGGCCTCCTTGCCGCCGGCCTGGCTTTCGGTGCGGTCGGTGCCGCAATTCTCGccgtggcggcggcggcggcggcgtacGCCGCCCACGCCCGCCGGTGCGGTTCAGGGAGCGGGCCCGCTTGGGCGATGGGCTCAGCCCGTAGAAGGAGCGGCCCGGAGGTCCGGTTGGGAACTCCGTAG
- the LOC121969304 gene encoding WPP domain-associated protein-like — protein sequence MENKFLELENELSVDHDVASLCEKFLLEESDSYFDDVYARLTVSRMVSDSVIRGIVRAIEAEAAERVALKEAEILAMEKKLQLCKSNMIEENWLDMKIRKETSIIDKLGFYQNYLGERVGPDCVACLSELKLALQDHLTRLKEEIKDLIDSHILPRPEVCPADKEFCNILVHKLNVMDGFADALKTLTVSVQQQIDTFLFLKDIISEQELEKKFQQEVIATVLQSLIKEQQDDFEANLSKRNVLVDTFIDKWKKTMDRLSTMRQELDAISASLLSSEPALAFSHHSPAVDLSKVIIADSPELKHRSKDDQIAYYKTEIAKMKLQHELALRDKTEELFRLKRDYLNEKGSHAHFKRDKENERLKKNLLRFISTLDNVLLENDELSLVQIHENILLALNQRFDYENRQLISLLADKKKELMCITAQVPNDMNQSATFSKIDRDFLEQRTMVKLDAEDVKLDSIIREEIQKIVFKDLSSKLEVEMMHLDLEFKIAQDITQDICFSSCREFLKDVISSVNPLMEKHHKEKDYFAAAVLEKEKTLSLKMEENKKLKQDKERLSTLIKEKEELLLSSEINIMRQKGELDKVCSEINILRGQLSDQSLCLTAIKEENDSLKETLAKTLKQVQQYENELKDVTQNHKNASHIIKELEKQRKFLQDLVAENQMKLATFGAREQEHLKFMTIVTSSITVLSENVLQLECRLADKLGFYKSRLEFIIHQFSDLFQLANILKNSAFWYKQGFERKCSDLQKAETEVDLLGDDVEILLRLLEKIYVALEHYSPVLQHYPGVVEILKLIRREMKSNPI from the exons ATGGAGAATAAATTTTTGGAGTTAGAGAATGAGCTTTCAGTTGATCATGACGTTGCATCGTTGTGTGAGAAATTTCTACTTGAGGAGTCAGATTCTTATTTTGATGACGTGTATGCTCGTCTTACCGTCTCAAGAATGGTAAGTGATTCTGTCATCAGAGGGATAGTCCGTGCAATAGAAGCAGAGGCAGCTGAGAGAGTTGCCTTGAAGGAAGCAGAGATATTGGCTATGGAAAAGAAGTTGCAATTATGTAAATCAAATATGATTGAAGAGAACTGGCTAGACATGAAGATTAGGAAAGAAACATCAATCATAGATAAATTAGGTTTCTATCAAAACTATTTGGGTGAAAGAGTGGGACCGGATTGTGTTGCTTGTCTTAGTGAATTAAAGTTAGCGCTACAAGATCATCTTACGAGGCTCAAGGAGGAAATTAAGGACTTGATAGATTCCCACATTTTACCTAGACCAGAAGTTTGTCCAGCAGATAAGGAGTTCTGTAACATTCTTGTGCATAAGTTGAATGTTATGGATGGATTTGCTGATGCATTGAAAACATTAACTGTTTCAGTGCAACAGCAAATTGATACATTCCTCTTTTTGAAGGATATCATAAGTGAGCAGGAGTTGGAAAAGAAGTTTCAACAAGAAGTCATTGCCACTGTGCTCCAGAGTCTAATAAAGGAACAACAAGATGATTTTGAAGCAAATCTGTCTAAGCGAAATGTTCTTGTAGACACATTTATAGATAAGTGGAAGAAAACTATGGATCGCCTTTCCACTATGCGCCAAGAGCTTGATGCTATTTCTGCATCATTACTGAGCTCAGAGCCGGCGTTAGCATTCTCACACCATAGTCCTGCTGTAGATCTGTCAAAAGTAATAATTGCTGACTCCCCAGAGCTGAAGCATCGGAGCAAGGATGATCAAATTGCCTATTATAAAACTGAAATAGCCAAAATGAAACTACAGCATGAGTTGGCATTGCGAGACAAGACAGAAGAATTGTTCAGACTTAAGCGTGACTACCTTAATGAAAAGGGATCCCATGCTCATTTTAAGAGAGACAAAGAGAATGAACGGTTAAAGAAGAATCTCCTTAGATTTATATCGACATTGGATAATGTTCTTTTAGAGAATGATGAATTGTCACTTGTTCAGATTCATGAGAACATTTTACTTGCTTTAAATCAGAGGTTTGATTATGAAAATCGACAACTAATAAGCTTGTTAGCAGACAAGAAAAAGGAATTAATGTGCATTACAGCACAAGTTCCCAATGACATGAATCAATCAGCAACATTTTCAAAGATAGACAGAGACTTCTTGGAGCAGAGAACAATGGTGAAGTTGGATGCAGAAGATGTGAAATTAGACAGCATAATCAGAGAAGAAATACAAAAGATTGTATTTAAAGATTTATCTAGTAAACTTGAAGTTGAAATGATGCATTTAGACTTGGAATTCAAGATAGCACAGGACATAACACAGGACATCTGTTTCAGCTCGTGTAGAGAGTTTCTAAAAGATGTTATTTCTAGTGTTAATCCATTGATGGAGAAACATCACAAAGAGAAAGATTATTTTGCAGCAGCAGTTCTGGAAAAGGAGAAGACATTATCTTTGAAGATGGAAGAGAATAAAAAATTGAAACAAGATAAAGAAAGGTTATCGACATTGATTAAGGAAAAAGAGGAACTTTTGTTGAGCTCTGAGATAAATATAATGAGGCAAAAGGGGGAATTGGACAAGGTATGCAGTGAGATCAATATACTAAGAGGCCAACTTAGCGATCAATCACTTTGTCTTACAGCTATAAAGGAAGAAAATGACTCATTGAAAGAAACATTGGCCAAGACATTGAAGCAAGTTCAACAGTATGAAAATGAGTTGAAAGATGTGACTCAGAACCATAAGAATGCATCTCATATTATAAAGGAACTAGAGAAACAAAGGAAATTCCTCCAAGACCTTGTTGCAGAAAATCAAATGAAACTAGCAACATTTGGTGCTAGAGAACAAGAACATTTGAAGTTCATGACGATTGTAACTAGTTCTATAACAGTGTTATCAGAAAATGTCTTGCAACTTGAATGCAGATTGGCAGACAAGCTAGGGTTTTATAAATCAAG GTTGGAGTTTATCATCCATCAATTCAGCGACCTATTTCAGCTGGCTAACATCCTTAAAAATAGTGCTTTCTGGTACAAGCAAGGATTTGAAAGAAAATGTTCTGACCTTCAGAAAGCAGAAACTGAG GTTGATCTTTTGGGTGATGATGTTGAGATTCTCTTACGTCTTCTTGAGAAGATATACGTTGCACTTGAACATTACTCTCCTGTTTTACAACACTATCCTGGG GTAGTCGAGATTCTGAAATTAATCAGAAGAGAAATGAAAAGTAATCCCATCTGA
- the LOC121969307 gene encoding protein NOI4-like: MASGNVHPLPKFGEWDVNNPASAEGFTVIFTKARNEKKTSNSNPPLAPIRDDVNDLKTESPHQSPRKSKKLFCCC; this comes from the exons ATGGCGTCG GGTAATGTTCATCCACTGCCCAAGTTCGGAGAATGGGATGTCAACAATCCTGCCTCAGCCGAAGGGTTCACTGTCATATTCACCAAAGCTCGGAATGAAAAGAAGACCAGCAATTCTAATCCCCCACTAGCCCCAATAAGAGACGATGTAAATGATCTCAAAACAGAATCACCCCACCAGAGTCCGAGAAAGAGT AAGAAATTGTTTTGCTGTTGTTGA
- the LOC121973066 gene encoding cationic amino acid transporter 1-like — MGSVSETEGGGKMKRRWCSCSKEDFLPEESFQSWANYRKALGETGLRLKDRITARSVDKFEITEIKARSGNEMKKSLSWWDLIWFGIGAVIGSGIFVLTGQEARDEAGPAVILSYVVSGVSAMLSVFCYTEFAIEIPVAGGSFAYLRVELGDFVAFVTAGNIILEYVIGGAAVARSWTSYFATLLNHHPNDFRIHATGLAADYSRLDPIAVVVITVICIAAVMSTKASSRFNYVASIVHLLIILFIIIAGLIQADTENLTADFAPYGARGIFAAASVLFFAYIGFDAVSTMAEETKNPAKDIPLGLVGSMVIVTLCYCLMAVTLCLMVPYNHIDPDAPFSVAFSAIGMDWAKYIVAFGALKGMTTVLLVSAVGQARYLTHIARTHMVPPWLAQVHGSTGTPINATVVMLVATAVIAFFTSLGILANLLSISTLFIFMLVAVALVVRRYYVAGETTEANRKKLVASIAAILAASLALALLWATGVELWVWYVVALVVWLAATGYLWWAVPQARTPEKWGVPLVPWLPSASIAINIFLLGSIDGPSYVRFSIWTLLLLVYYFFFGLHASYDTAKSSAAATGVGV; from the exons ATGGGAAGTGTTTCGGAAACCGAGGGGGGCGGAAAGATGAAGAGGCGGTGGTGCTCTTGCAGCAAGGAAGACTTCCTGCCGGAGGAGTCGTTCCAGAGCTGGGCCAACTACAGAAAGGCCCTCGGCGAGACGGGCCTCCGCCTCAAGGATCGGATCACCGCTCGCTCCGTCGACAAGTTCGAGATCACCGAGATCAAGGCCCGAAGCGGAAACGAGATGAAGAAAAGCCTCTCCTGGTGGGATCTCATTTGGTTCGGGATCGGCGCGGTCATCGGCTCCGGCATCTTCGTCCTCACCGGCCAGGAGGCTCGTGATGAAGCTGGACCCGCCGTCATCCTCTCCTACGTCGTCTCCGGTGTCTCCGCGATGCTTTCTGTGTTCTGCTACACCGAGTTCGCCATCGAGATCCCCGTCGCCG GTGGTTCCTTCGCGTACTTGCGGGTGGAGCTCGGTGACTTCGTGGCCTTCGTGACGGCCGGGAACATCATCCTCGAGTACGTAATCGGAGGCGCTGCCGTCGCTCGTTCGTGGACGTCCTATTTCGCCACGCTCCTCAACCACCACCCGAACGATTTCCGTATCCACGCCACCGGCCTCGCCGCCGATTACAGCCGTCTCGACCCTATCGCCGTCGTTGTAATCACCGTGATCTGCATCGCTGCCGTGATGTCCACAAAGGCGTCCTCCCGCTTCAACTACGTGGCCTCCATTGTCCACCTCCTCATCATCCTCTTCATCATCATCGCCGGTCTCATTCAGGCTGACACCGAGAACCTCACCGCCGACTTCGCACCTTATGGCGCCCGCGGCATCTTCGCGGCCGCCTCCGTGCTTTTCTTCGCATACATCGGCTTCGACGCAGTCTCCACCATGGCGGAGGAGACCAAGAACCCGGCGAAGGATATTCCGCTGGGGCTCGTGGGGTCGATGGTCATCGTCACGTTGTGCTATTGCTTGATGGCGGTCACGCTCTGTCTGATGGTGCCCTACAACCATATCGACCCCGATGCCCCTTTCTCGGTGGCGTTCTCCGCCATCGGTATGGATTGGGCCAAATACATCGTCGCCTTCGGCGCGCTCAAGGGGATGACGACGGTGCTACTGGTGTCAGCCGTCGGCCAGGCACGCTACCTAACCCACATCGCGCGTACTCACATGGTGCCCCCATGGTTGGCCCAGGTGCACGGCTCCACCGGCACCCCCATCAATGCCACCGTAGTTATGCTCGTCGCCACTGCCGTCATCGCCTTCTTCACCTCCCTCGGCATCCTTGCCAATCTCCTCTCGATTTCCACGTTATTCATCTTCATGCTCGTCGCCGTTGCCCTCGTCGTCCGCCGCTACTACGTCGCCGGTGAAACGACTGAGGCCAACCGGAAAAAGCTCGTGGCCTCCATCGCGGCGATCCTGGCGGCCTCCTTGGCGTTGGCGTTGCTGTGGGCGACGGGAGTCGAGTTGTGGGTCTGGTACGTGGTGGCGCTCGTCGTGTGGCTGGCGGCGACGGGGTACTTGTGGTGGGCAGTCCCGCAGGCGAGGACGCCGGAAAAATGGGGCGTTCCTCTGGTTCCGTGGCTGCCTTCTGCGTCCATCGCGATCAACATCTTCCTGCTCGGGTCGATTGACGGGCCCTCGTACGTGAGGTTTTCGATATGGACCCTACTGCTGCTCGTCTACTACTTCTTCTTCGGCCTTCACGCGTCCTACGACACGGCGAAATCCTCCGCTGCCGCCACCGGAGTGGGCGTTTAG